One Comamonas sp. 26 genomic region harbors:
- the rpmF gene encoding 50S ribosomal protein L32, whose amino-acid sequence MAVQQNKKSPSKRGMHRSHNALNVPGIAVEATTGETHLRHHISPTGVYRGRQVLKNKSEA is encoded by the coding sequence ATGGCTGTTCAGCAAAACAAGAAGTCTCCCTCCAAGCGCGGCATGCACCGTTCGCACAACGCACTGAATGTGCCTGGAATCGCTGTTGAAGCGACTACTGGTGAAACTCACCTGCGTCACCACATCAGCCCTACCGGCGTGTACCGTGGACGCCAAGTGCTGAAGAACAAGTCTGAAGCCTAA
- a CDS encoding Rieske 2Fe-2S domain-containing protein, producing MTDSVELCPSANLVDSGRAFGFDVLYAGQSSRAFAIRYQGQVHAYLNRCSHIPMEMDYQDGQLFDDSGRWLLCSTHGAAYEPDSGACSSGPCRGGLVKIALSESGGVVRWHTAPQLKPLKF from the coding sequence ATGACAGATAGCGTGGAACTGTGCCCCAGCGCCAATCTGGTCGATAGTGGGCGGGCCTTTGGCTTTGATGTGCTGTACGCGGGTCAGAGCAGCCGCGCCTTTGCCATTCGCTATCAGGGGCAAGTTCATGCGTACCTGAATCGCTGCAGCCATATCCCCATGGAAATGGACTACCAGGACGGTCAGCTTTTCGATGACTCGGGGCGCTGGCTGTTGTGTTCTACCCACGGTGCGGCCTATGAACCTGACAGCGGAGCCTGTTCAAGCGGGCCTTGCCGGGGCGGATTGGTGAAAATTGCCTTGAGTGAAAGCGGCGGCGTGGTGCGCTGGCATACTGCCCCACAACTAAAACCTTTAAAGTTTTGA
- a CDS encoding DUF177 domain-containing protein, with translation MSKDFSATRLEVRNFAQADGHLHGQAPLSDFKRLAADALAITGEPPLVHWEAEGELVEETGGAGHVWLHLSAEVELPMTCQRCLTEAHIPLYVDRSFRFVTDEATAELEDDDSDEDVLAMSGEFNLLELIEDELLMEVPVVPRHEVCPVPVKLEVVDPDFEQASEEKKNPFAVLQSLNVGKSAD, from the coding sequence ATGAGCAAGGATTTTTCTGCGACCCGGCTTGAAGTGCGTAACTTCGCGCAAGCCGATGGTCATTTGCATGGTCAAGCCCCATTGTCGGACTTCAAGCGTCTGGCAGCGGATGCGCTGGCTATTACGGGCGAGCCACCATTGGTGCACTGGGAGGCTGAAGGCGAGCTGGTTGAAGAAACCGGCGGCGCAGGCCATGTCTGGCTGCACCTGTCCGCTGAGGTAGAGCTGCCAATGACCTGCCAGCGCTGCCTGACTGAGGCCCATATTCCCCTTTATGTGGATCGGTCATTTCGCTTCGTTACAGACGAAGCAACGGCAGAATTGGAAGATGACGACAGCGATGAGGATGTGCTGGCAATGAGCGGCGAATTCAATCTGCTGGAGCTGATTGAAGACGAGCTGCTGATGGAAGTCCCCGTGGTGCCACGCCATGAGGTCTGCCCGGTGCCGGTCAAGCTGGAGGTCGTTGATCCCGACTTCGAGCAGGCAAGCGAGGAGAAAAAAAATCCTTTTGCCGTGCTGCAATCCCTCAATGTAGGCAAATCTGCCGACTGA
- a CDS encoding beta-ketoacyl-ACP synthase III, with the protein MRRYARITGTGSYLPPRRLTNNDLAAELAQRGLETSDEWIVERTGIRARHFAAPDVASSDLALEASRKAIEAAGITAQDIDLIIVATSTPDMVFPSTAAILQNKLGITNGCPAFDVQAVCSGFVYALTVADSMIQSGAAKRVLVVGSEVFSRILDFNDRTTCVLFGDGAGAVVLEASDEPGILAAELHADGSHVGILCVPGHVSGGNVLGDPVLKMDGQAVFKLAVSVLDKAARSALEKAGLTDADIDWLIPHQANIRIMQSTARKLKLSMDKVVVTVDQHGNTSAASIPLALDHGVRNGQVKKGQTVLLEGVGGGFTWGAVLVKM; encoded by the coding sequence ATGAGACGCTACGCACGCATCACTGGCACTGGCAGCTACCTGCCTCCCCGTCGCCTGACTAATAACGACCTCGCGGCCGAACTGGCTCAGCGTGGTCTTGAAACCTCGGATGAGTGGATCGTTGAGCGCACCGGTATCCGTGCGCGCCACTTTGCTGCGCCTGATGTGGCCAGCAGTGACTTGGCTCTGGAAGCCAGTCGCAAGGCGATCGAAGCGGCAGGCATTACGGCGCAGGATATTGATCTGATCATTGTTGCCACGTCCACGCCGGACATGGTGTTCCCCTCGACCGCAGCCATCTTGCAAAACAAGCTGGGCATAACCAATGGCTGCCCAGCCTTTGATGTGCAGGCGGTCTGCAGCGGCTTTGTCTATGCGCTGACGGTGGCTGATTCCATGATTCAGTCGGGTGCAGCCAAGCGCGTGCTGGTGGTGGGTTCTGAAGTCTTCAGTCGTATTCTGGATTTCAACGATCGCACGACCTGTGTGCTGTTCGGTGATGGTGCCGGTGCCGTGGTGCTGGAGGCTTCTGATGAGCCCGGCATTCTGGCAGCCGAGCTGCACGCCGATGGCAGTCATGTAGGCATTCTTTGCGTGCCCGGACATGTGTCTGGCGGCAATGTGCTGGGTGACCCTGTCTTGAAAATGGATGGCCAGGCGGTCTTCAAGCTGGCGGTGAGTGTGCTGGATAAGGCTGCTCGCTCTGCGCTGGAGAAGGCGGGTCTGACGGACGCTGATATAGATTGGCTGATTCCTCATCAGGCCAATATCCGCATCATGCAAAGCACGGCGCGCAAGCTCAAGCTTTCCATGGATAAGGTGGTTGTCACTGTCGATCAGCATGGCAACACCTCGGCTGCCTCCATTCCGCTGGCGCTGGATCATGGCGTTCGCAACGGTCAGGTCAAAAAAGGCCAGACCGTTTTGCTCGAAGGCGTTGGCGGTGGTTTTACCTGGGGTGCAGTGCTCGTAAAGATGTAG
- a CDS encoding S49 family peptidase — protein MSSPNTPDNNDSQPHVTPGADLWSNASAAPAASAEAPSAAKASGGAGWERDVLEKLVFASIKEQRASRRWRFFSRLLWSVVVLLVLWVVFFKDTATKTSTTPHTAVVEIKGEIASGADASAEFVVAAMRSAFEDSGSRAVVLLINSPGGSPVQAGIINDEMVRLKAKYNKPLYAVVEESCASAAYYIAAGADEIFVDKASIVGSIGVLMDGFGFTGVMDKLGVERRLLTAGENKGFLDPFSPMSAQQKEFAKEMLEQIHLQFIGVVKAGRGDKLKETPEMFSGLFWTGQQAIELGLADKLGSLDYVAREVVKAEEVIDYTRRDNVAERLAKKFGAAIGSGSVQAMRGLVPAIR, from the coding sequence ATGAGCTCCCCAAACACCCCTGATAACAATGACTCCCAGCCGCATGTAACGCCGGGCGCGGACCTTTGGTCCAACGCGTCCGCTGCGCCAGCTGCGTCCGCCGAGGCGCCTTCTGCAGCCAAGGCCTCAGGGGGCGCTGGCTGGGAGCGCGATGTGCTGGAAAAGCTGGTCTTCGCATCCATCAAGGAGCAGCGTGCCTCGCGTCGCTGGCGCTTTTTCAGCCGCCTGCTGTGGTCGGTGGTCGTGCTGCTGGTACTGTGGGTAGTGTTCTTCAAAGACACGGCCACCAAGACCAGCACGACACCCCATACGGCCGTGGTTGAAATCAAGGGTGAAATCGCCTCGGGGGCTGATGCCAGCGCCGAGTTTGTGGTTGCCGCCATGCGCAGCGCTTTTGAAGACTCAGGCTCACGCGCTGTGGTGCTGCTGATCAACTCTCCCGGTGGCAGCCCTGTGCAGGCGGGCATCATCAACGACGAGATGGTGCGTCTCAAGGCCAAGTACAACAAGCCTTTGTATGCCGTTGTGGAAGAGTCTTGCGCCTCTGCCGCTTATTACATTGCTGCCGGAGCGGACGAAATTTTTGTAGACAAAGCCAGCATCGTCGGCAGCATTGGCGTGCTGATGGATGGTTTTGGCTTTACTGGCGTAATGGACAAGCTGGGTGTAGAACGCCGTTTGCTGACCGCAGGCGAGAACAAGGGATTCCTTGATCCGTTCAGCCCCATGTCGGCTCAGCAAAAAGAATTTGCCAAAGAGATGCTGGAGCAAATTCATCTGCAGTTCATTGGTGTGGTGAAGGCAGGGCGTGGTGACAAGCTCAAAGAAACGCCTGAAATGTTCAGCGGCCTGTTCTGGACCGGTCAGCAGGCCATAGAGCTGGGTCTGGCCGACAAGCTGGGCAGCCTCGACTACGTGGCGCGTGAAGTGGTCAAGGCCGAAGAGGTCATTGATTACACCCGCCGGGACAACGTGGCCGAACGTCTGGCAAAGAAGTTTGGTGCAGCCATTGGATCCGGTTCGGTGCAGGCCATGCGCGGCCTGGTGCCTGCGATACGCTGA
- a CDS encoding RluA family pseudouridine synthase, which produces MKHIIEGKPAQDRSQNTTATSVRLLEVDEDSAGQRLDNFLMRHLKGVPKTHVYRIIRSGEVRINKGRVSAETRVQTGDVVRLPPVRISEKVAEKAERPAPAKDFPALLEDEHMVALSKPAGVAVHGGSGVSFGVIEQMRQARPESKFLELVHRLDRETSGILLVAKKRSALIHLQDQFRERETGKTYLALVRGAWPANKKVIDQPLHKYLQADGERRVRVTTVDDPEGMRSITLVKVRKVMEARPMQGLPAMSLLEVTIKTGRTHQIRVHLSSQGHPIVGDDKYGDFDLNRRVQKQGLKRMFLHAWRLQFNHPASGERVELRAELPPELADFVN; this is translated from the coding sequence GTGAAACACATTATAGAGGGCAAACCGGCGCAGGACCGGTCCCAGAATACGACCGCCACTTCAGTACGCCTCCTGGAGGTCGATGAAGACTCCGCAGGACAGCGTCTTGATAACTTTCTCATGCGCCACCTCAAGGGGGTGCCCAAGACCCATGTCTACCGCATCATCCGCAGTGGCGAAGTCCGCATCAACAAAGGGCGCGTGAGCGCTGAGACCCGTGTTCAGACGGGCGATGTGGTGCGACTTCCGCCGGTCCGGATATCCGAAAAAGTGGCGGAAAAAGCAGAGCGCCCGGCGCCTGCTAAGGACTTTCCCGCCCTGTTGGAAGACGAACACATGGTCGCACTGTCCAAGCCAGCGGGCGTGGCCGTGCACGGTGGCTCTGGCGTGAGCTTTGGCGTCATCGAGCAGATGCGTCAGGCGCGGCCAGAATCCAAGTTTCTGGAGCTGGTACACCGGCTCGACCGCGAAACCTCGGGCATTTTGCTGGTGGCCAAGAAGCGCTCTGCGCTCATCCATCTGCAAGACCAGTTCCGTGAGCGTGAGACGGGCAAGACCTATCTGGCTCTGGTGCGGGGCGCATGGCCTGCCAACAAAAAGGTGATTGACCAGCCGCTGCACAAGTATTTGCAGGCGGACGGCGAGCGCCGCGTGCGCGTGACGACGGTGGATGACCCCGAGGGCATGCGTTCTATCACGCTGGTCAAGGTGCGTAAGGTGATGGAAGCCAGGCCCATGCAGGGTCTACCCGCCATGAGCTTGCTGGAAGTAACTATCAAGACCGGGCGAACTCACCAGATTCGCGTGCACCTGTCGTCGCAAGGTCATCCGATTGTGGGTGACGACAAATATGGCGATTTTGATCTCAACCGTCGTGTGCAAAAGCAGGGCCTCAAACGCATGTTTCTGCACGCCTGGCGGCTACAGTTCAACCATCCTGCCAGCGGCGAGCGAGTGGAGCTGCGCGCCGAATTGCCGCCGGAGCTGGCGGATTTTGTGAACTAA
- a CDS encoding Maf family nucleotide pyrophosphatase, with protein sequence MPDLLITGRLERPLVLGSTSRYRRELLSRLQLPFETVSPEVDETPLSDETPYDLSLRLAQAKAQAVAKLHPGSIVIGSDQVPELDGQPLSKPGTHERATEQLRQMSGRQMNFHTGVCVTCAETGFMESSVVTVQVRFRELNDAEIERYLRAEQPYDCAGSAKSEGLGIALLDAIISDDPTALIGLPLIRTCQLLRAAGVVLP encoded by the coding sequence ATGCCTGACTTATTGATTACCGGACGCCTTGAGCGCCCATTGGTTCTCGGCTCCACCTCCCGCTATCGGCGTGAGCTGCTCAGCCGCCTGCAACTGCCGTTTGAAACAGTGTCGCCCGAGGTGGATGAAACCCCGTTGAGCGACGAGACCCCTTATGACCTGAGTCTGCGCCTGGCACAGGCCAAGGCCCAAGCCGTGGCTAAGCTGCATCCCGGCTCCATCGTGATCGGCTCCGACCAGGTGCCAGAGCTGGATGGACAACCGCTATCCAAGCCCGGTACACACGAGCGCGCCACCGAGCAGTTGCGCCAAATGAGCGGCCGCCAGATGAATTTCCACACCGGCGTCTGCGTGACTTGCGCAGAAACGGGCTTCATGGAATCCAGCGTGGTGACGGTGCAGGTGCGCTTTCGCGAGCTGAATGACGCCGAAATTGAGCGCTATCTGCGCGCCGAGCAGCCCTATGACTGCGCTGGCTCCGCCAAAAGCGAAGGCCTGGGTATTGCTTTGCTCGACGCCATCATTAGCGACGATCCCACGGCCTTGATCGGCCTGCCGCTGATTCGCACTTGCCAGTTGCTGCGCGCTGCGGGAGTGGTTCTGCCATGA
- the plsX gene encoding phosphate acyltransferase PlsX — protein MITLAVDCMGGDHGPRVTLAACRQFLNTHPDAHLLLVGKVDELKNFKHERVTIVPATEVVRMDDPVEVALRRKKDSSMRVTVQQVKEGAAQAAVSAGNTGALMAISRYVLKTLDGIDRPAIASGLPNSTGGETTMLDLGANVDCSAEHLLQFAVMGSALVSALKNTEAPSVGLLNIGEELIKGSEVIKRAGELLRAAGEAGNLNFYGNVEGNDTFKGVVDIVVCDGFVGNVSLKTTEGVASMISGLLKAEFKRNIFTKFAAVISYPVLSALMKRVDHRRYNGAALLGLRGLVFKSHGSADVMAFEFALKRAYDAARNNLLDRVRSRIAAAAPLLLAAHTEPGISTP, from the coding sequence ATGATTACTTTGGCTGTTGACTGCATGGGGGGCGATCATGGCCCCCGCGTCACGCTGGCTGCGTGCCGTCAGTTTTTGAATACTCACCCTGATGCTCACCTGTTGTTGGTCGGTAAGGTGGATGAGCTGAAAAATTTCAAGCATGAACGTGTCACCATCGTTCCTGCTACTGAAGTAGTGCGAATGGATGATCCTGTAGAAGTGGCTCTGCGCAGGAAAAAAGATTCGTCCATGCGCGTGACCGTTCAGCAGGTCAAGGAAGGCGCGGCTCAGGCGGCTGTTTCTGCGGGCAATACTGGCGCATTGATGGCTATCTCCCGCTATGTCCTCAAAACCCTTGATGGCATTGATCGTCCTGCGATTGCCTCTGGCTTGCCTAATTCCACCGGTGGCGAAACCACAATGCTGGACTTGGGCGCCAATGTGGATTGCTCGGCAGAGCATTTGCTGCAGTTTGCCGTCATGGGCTCGGCGCTGGTTTCGGCTCTCAAAAATACGGAAGCGCCTAGCGTGGGTCTGCTCAATATCGGTGAAGAACTGATCAAGGGTAGCGAAGTCATCAAGCGCGCCGGCGAGCTGCTGCGGGCAGCGGGCGAGGCTGGTAACTTGAACTTCTACGGCAACGTGGAAGGCAACGACACCTTCAAGGGTGTGGTGGATATTGTGGTCTGCGACGGTTTTGTTGGTAACGTTTCTCTCAAGACGACCGAGGGCGTGGCCTCCATGATCTCGGGCCTTTTGAAAGCGGAATTCAAACGCAACATTTTTACGAAATTTGCGGCCGTCATCTCTTATCCGGTGCTATCTGCACTGATGAAGCGCGTGGATCATCGTCGCTACAACGGTGCTGCCTTGCTGGGTTTGCGTGGTCTGGTCTTCAAAAGCCACGGATCGGCTGATGTGATGGCTTTCGAGTTCGCTCTGAAGCGCGCGTATGATGCAGCACGAAACAACCTGCTTGACCGTGTCCGTAGCCGTATTGCTGCGGCAGCGCCTTTGCTGCTGGCCGCTCATACGGAACCTGGAATTTCGACGCCCTGA
- a CDS encoding Rne/Rng family ribonuclease has translation MKRMLINATQSEERRLAIVDGQKLLDYEIEIEGREQRKGNIYKAVVTRVEPSLEACFVDYGEDRHGFLPFKEISKQYFAEGVSPSQARINDVIREGQELIVQVEKEERGNKGAALTTFISLAGRYVVLMPNNPRGGGVSRRIEGEDRAELKEAMDQLEYPKGMSIIARTAGIGRTAPELQWDLNYLLKLWNAIDGAAKGAKGAFLIYQESSLVIRAIRDYFSDAIGDILIDTDDIYEQAQQFMAHVMPEHAARVKRYRDDAPLFSRFQIEHQIESAYSRTVTLPSGGAIVIDHTEALVSVDVNSARAIKGGDIEETATRTNLEAADEVARQMRLRDLGGLIVIDFIDMEEAKNRREVENRLRDALRQDRARVQFGTISKFGLMEMSRQRLKPALSEGAHINCPRCSGSGHIRDTESSALQILRIIQEESMKDNTAAVHCQVPVEVASFLLNEKRAELTKIELKQRVNVLMVPNKSMETPHYKLERLKHDDARLETMEVSYKLADEPEDVATVTRRSQEPTNKQTPVIKGVLPDAPAPIAEPRAPRQPRTGTAGAPAAAPAPAAVARPPVREQGFFAWLKNLFGFGAPAAVVAPAPVAEAPAPLAREGSRDGRRGEGRGGDRNRRSGGDRNERGNERNERGGDRSERNDRNAGERTERGDRNNARRNAPGRDGEQQQQRNERPEQQRQDRPERGNRRNGERNERRDERQPQVADAALSVNEEFNTQAAPKPERNRQERGDRAERPERGDRAERGERGEGRRERQNRNPEVQPAMQPVADEAAMTSAQVEGSEAQGQDGQGESTREPRQRRSRDRYGRDRRDRAPRENQVEGQTEEMLVPSEMQAPVIAPAAPAVADSGEQPARRSYFDTAAAQAQADQAPAAIQVQAPVAAAPAIAPAVIPAAAIAEAAVAAPVATPVAAPAPLAQAVVAETVEAPVVQAQAPVVAVAAPVPAPAVVAAPAPAPAAVKADAYDLPIPALQALAAASGLQWVNSDAEKIAAVQAAIAAEPKPVHIPRERPAPVVHDEGPLVLVETRKDLSLMQLPFEKEEQAAGNNA, from the coding sequence ATGAAACGGATGCTGATTAACGCAACGCAGTCTGAAGAACGCCGTTTGGCCATTGTTGATGGTCAAAAACTGCTGGACTACGAAATCGAAATCGAAGGCCGCGAACAGCGCAAGGGCAACATCTACAAAGCGGTCGTTACCCGCGTAGAGCCCTCCCTTGAAGCCTGCTTTGTGGATTACGGCGAAGACCGCCACGGCTTCCTGCCCTTCAAGGAAATCTCCAAGCAATACTTTGCCGAAGGCGTCTCTCCCAGCCAGGCTCGCATCAACGATGTGATCCGCGAAGGCCAGGAGCTGATCGTTCAGGTCGAAAAAGAAGAACGTGGCAACAAGGGTGCAGCCCTGACCACCTTCATCTCGCTGGCCGGCCGCTATGTGGTGCTGATGCCCAACAACCCCCGTGGTGGTGGTGTGTCGCGTCGTATCGAAGGCGAAGACCGCGCCGAGCTCAAAGAAGCCATGGATCAGCTGGAATACCCCAAGGGTATGTCCATCATTGCGCGCACCGCAGGTATCGGCCGCACCGCACCTGAGCTGCAGTGGGACTTGAACTACCTGCTCAAGCTGTGGAACGCCATTGACGGCGCCGCCAAGGGTGCCAAGGGCGCCTTCCTGATTTATCAAGAATCCAGCTTGGTGATTCGCGCTATTCGCGATTACTTCAGCGATGCCATCGGCGACATCCTGATCGACACTGACGACATTTACGAACAGGCCCAGCAGTTCATGGCACATGTGATGCCTGAACACGCAGCACGCGTGAAGCGCTACCGCGACGACGCCCCCCTGTTCTCGCGCTTCCAGATCGAGCACCAGATCGAATCCGCCTACTCGCGCACTGTGACCCTGCCATCGGGCGGCGCCATCGTGATCGACCACACCGAAGCACTGGTATCGGTGGACGTGAACTCGGCCCGCGCCATCAAGGGCGGCGACATCGAGGAAACCGCCACCCGCACCAACTTGGAAGCCGCTGACGAAGTGGCGCGCCAGATGCGCCTGCGCGATCTGGGCGGCCTGATCGTGATCGACTTTATCGACATGGAAGAGGCCAAGAATCGCCGCGAAGTGGAAAACCGCCTGCGCGATGCTTTGCGCCAGGACCGTGCCCGCGTGCAGTTCGGCACCATCAGCAAGTTTGGCCTGATGGAAATGAGCCGCCAGCGCCTCAAGCCCGCCCTGTCTGAAGGCGCGCACATCAACTGCCCACGTTGCAGCGGCTCCGGCCATATCCGCGACACCGAATCGTCGGCGCTGCAGATCCTGCGCATCATTCAAGAAGAGTCCATGAAGGACAACACGGCCGCCGTGCACTGCCAAGTGCCAGTGGAAGTGGCTTCCTTCCTGCTCAACGAAAAGCGTGCAGAACTTACCAAAATTGAACTCAAGCAGCGCGTCAACGTGCTCATGGTGCCTAACAAGTCCATGGAAACGCCGCACTACAAGCTCGAACGCCTGAAGCACGACGACGCACGCCTAGAGACCATGGAAGTCAGCTACAAGCTGGCCGATGAGCCTGAAGATGTGGCAACCGTCACACGCCGCTCGCAGGAACCCACCAACAAGCAGACCCCCGTCATCAAGGGTGTTTTGCCTGATGCGCCAGCGCCGATTGCCGAGCCCCGTGCTCCACGTCAGCCACGCACTGGTACAGCGGGCGCTCCCGCTGCAGCGCCTGCTCCGGCAGCAGTTGCTCGTCCACCCGTGCGTGAGCAAGGCTTCTTTGCCTGGCTCAAGAACCTGTTTGGCTTTGGCGCCCCCGCCGCCGTGGTAGCTCCCGCCCCTGTGGCCGAGGCGCCCGCACCTCTGGCCCGCGAAGGCAGCCGTGATGGCCGCCGAGGTGAAGGCCGTGGCGGTGACCGCAACCGCCGCAGCGGTGGTGATCGCAATGAACGTGGCAACGAGCGTAATGAGCGCGGCGGTGACCGTAGCGAACGCAACGACCGTAATGCTGGCGAGCGCACAGAGCGCGGTGATCGTAACAACGCCCGTCGTAATGCCCCCGGCCGCGATGGTGAGCAACAGCAGCAGCGCAACGAGCGCCCTGAGCAACAGCGCCAGGATCGCCCCGAGCGCGGCAACCGCCGCAATGGTGAACGCAACGAACGTCGTGACGAGCGCCAGCCACAAGTGGCAGATGCCGCTCTGAGCGTCAACGAAGAGTTCAACACCCAGGCTGCCCCCAAGCCCGAGCGTAACCGCCAGGAACGTGGTGACCGCGCTGAGCGTCCAGAGCGCGGCGATCGTGCTGAACGAGGTGAACGTGGCGAAGGCCGCCGTGAGCGCCAGAACCGCAACCCCGAAGTGCAGCCCGCAATGCAGCCTGTGGCCGATGAAGCAGCAATGACTTCTGCACAAGTGGAAGGCTCTGAAGCCCAAGGACAAGACGGACAAGGCGAATCCACACGTGAGCCACGTCAGCGCCGCTCGCGTGATCGCTACGGCCGTGACCGTCGCGACCGTGCGCCTCGTGAAAACCAGGTCGAAGGTCAGACTGAAGAAATGTTGGTGCCTTCCGAAATGCAAGCTCCGGTGATAGCCCCTGCAGCACCTGCGGTTGCAGACTCTGGCGAGCAGCCTGCACGCCGCAGCTACTTTGACACTGCTGCGGCTCAAGCCCAGGCAGATCAAGCGCCTGCTGCTATACAAGTGCAAGCACCGGTGGCTGCAGCGCCAGCCATTGCACCGGCGGTGATTCCTGCCGCTGCAATCGCCGAAGCCGCTGTTGCAGCTCCGGTGGCCACACCAGTTGCAGCTCCAGCACCTTTGGCTCAGGCTGTGGTTGCTGAAACAGTGGAGGCACCAGTAGTGCAAGCCCAAGCACCCGTAGTAGCAGTAGCAGCACCCGTGCCTGCACCTGCTGTGGTGGCTGCTCCGGCTCCTGCCCCCGCAGCAGTCAAGGCCGATGCTTATGACCTGCCCATTCCCGCACTGCAAGCTCTGGCTGCAGCATCGGGCCTGCAGTGGGTCAACTCTGACGCTGAAAAAATCGCTGCTGTGCAAGCCGCGATTGCTGCAGAGCCCAAGCCGGTGCACATCCCCCGCGAGCGCCCAGCGCCCGTGGTGCACGATGAAGGCCCGCTGGTTCTGGTTGAGACTCGCAAGGATCTGAGCCTGATGCAGCTGCCATTTGAAAAGGAAGAACAGGCTGCCGGCAACAACGCCTAA
- a CDS encoding HAD family hydrolase, protein MTTENHSENYSKQRPRRFDLIAFDWDGTVADSTAIISRSIQDAVRDVGGTVPSDEQAAYVIGMALMPALARAAPDVPPEKYQELANRYRFHFFKRQDDICVFDGILSLLADLRVRGHWLTVATGKSRMGLNHALQDSQFKGLFDGSRTADETAGKPSPLMLNELMAEFGVEPERTLMIGDTTHDLQMAVNAGCPCVGVSYGAHAPDSFAQFNPLFVADSAAQLREWLLANA, encoded by the coding sequence ATGACCACTGAAAACCATAGCGAAAACTATAGCAAGCAGCGCCCTCGCCGCTTCGATTTGATTGCATTTGACTGGGATGGCACCGTGGCTGACTCCACGGCCATCATCAGCCGTAGCATTCAAGATGCGGTGCGCGATGTTGGGGGCACAGTGCCCAGCGATGAGCAGGCCGCCTATGTGATCGGCATGGCGCTGATGCCAGCTCTGGCCAGAGCCGCCCCCGATGTGCCGCCTGAAAAATATCAGGAACTGGCCAATCGCTATCGTTTTCACTTCTTCAAGCGCCAGGACGATATCTGTGTGTTTGACGGCATCTTGTCGCTGCTGGCTGATTTGCGTGTACGCGGCCACTGGCTGACCGTGGCCACAGGCAAAAGCCGCATGGGCTTGAATCATGCGCTGCAAGACTCGCAGTTCAAAGGCTTGTTTGATGGCTCGCGCACGGCCGATGAAACCGCCGGCAAGCCCAGTCCGCTGATGCTCAATGAGCTGATGGCCGAGTTTGGTGTGGAGCCCGAGCGCACCCTGATGATTGGCGATACCACCCATGACTTGCAGATGGCTGTGAATGCCGGTTGCCCCTGCGTGGGTGTCTCCTACGGTGCCCATGCACCAGACAGCTTTGCCCAGTTCAATCCGCTGTTTGTGGCGGATTCGGCGGCGCAGTTGCGTGAATGGCTGCTGGCCAACGCCTGA
- a CDS encoding SAM-dependent methyltransferase, which yields MSNTPKNKAGTLYLVPAPLDFGCDSQTALTEVLPEGTLRRAASLTNWISENAKTARAYLKRIDALFPLAAPLQAQNIVELPREAHKKGDHGNKGAAVFDPKPLLAAALAGEDIGLISEAGMPAVADPGSSIVRAAHDLGIRVVPLIGPVSLLLGLAASGLNGQNFAFVGYVPQDGAERTARLKELESLALRHGQTQQFIETPYRNAALWQALLQTLQPNTRLALASGLTLETARIESHLVREWKQRNAPPDNRTPVVFSIGR from the coding sequence ATGAGCAACACTCCTAAAAACAAAGCAGGCACCCTTTATCTGGTACCCGCCCCACTCGATTTTGGCTGTGATAGCCAGACCGCACTGACCGAAGTTCTGCCCGAAGGCACGCTGCGCCGCGCCGCATCGCTGACGAACTGGATCAGCGAAAACGCTAAGACGGCCCGTGCTTACCTCAAGCGTATTGATGCACTGTTTCCACTGGCAGCTCCGCTGCAAGCCCAGAACATTGTCGAGCTACCACGCGAAGCCCATAAAAAGGGCGACCACGGCAACAAGGGCGCTGCCGTGTTTGACCCCAAGCCCCTGCTGGCAGCAGCCCTTGCAGGCGAGGACATAGGCCTGATCAGCGAAGCCGGCATGCCCGCCGTGGCCGACCCCGGCAGCTCCATCGTGCGCGCCGCGCATGATCTGGGTATTCGCGTCGTGCCGCTGATCGGCCCGGTTTCGCTGTTGCTGGGTCTGGCTGCCAGCGGCCTGAACGGCCAGAATTTCGCCTTTGTGGGCTATGTACCTCAGGATGGCGCCGAGCGCACCGCACGCCTCAAGGAACTGGAAAGCCTGGCTCTGCGCCATGGCCAGACCCAGCAATTCATCGAAACGCCCTACCGCAACGCAGCACTGTGGCAAGCGCTGCTGCAGACCTTGCAGCCCAATACCCGTCTGGCACTGGCCAGCGGCTTGACACTGGAGACTGCGCGCATTGAAAGCCATCTGGTGCGCGAATGGAAGCAGCGCAACGCGCCGCCCGACAACCGCACGCCGGTGGTGTTCTCCATCGGTCGATAA